The Coccidioides posadasii str. Silveira chromosome 3, complete sequence genome contains a region encoding:
- a CDS encoding uncharacterized protein (EggNog:ENOG410PJGF~COG:S~BUSCO:12767at33183), producing MPKITEILFDCDNTLVLSEELAFEACADIANEILEKNNIDHRYTGDQLIVDFVGQNFRGMMVSLQAKFNFTLTPEELEAYVKEEENRVIAKLVAKAKPCVGANEELEKLAKSGKYGLAVVSSSALRRVRASIEKVDQEKYFPKDHIFSAATSLEKPTTKPDPAIYLHTLKVLNKEPTECVAIEDSKSGALSAIRAGIPVIAYVGSYNGTTKQTEMAKTLLDLGCKVVMKDWAEFEKCLAEIEAA from the exons ATGCCGAAG ATCACTGAGATTCTCTTCGACTGCGACAATACCCTTGTCCTCTCCGAAGAACTCGCTTTCGAAGCATGCGCCGATATCGCCAATGAGATCCTCGAAAAGAACAACATCGACCATCGCTACACCGGCGACCAGCTCATCGTCGACTTCGTCGGCCAAAACTTCCGTGGGATGATGGTCTCGCTGCAGGCCAAATTCAACTTTACTCTGACCCCAGAGGAACTCGAGGCCTATGtgaaggaggaagaaaaCCGTGTAATCGCCAAGCTCGTTGCCAAGGCAAAGCCCTGCGTTGGCGCCAACGAAGAGCTCGAGAAGCTCGCAAAGTCCGGAAAGTATGGCCTCGCCGTCGTCTCTTCCTCGGCTCTTCGCCGTGTCAGGGCATCGATCGAGAAAGTCGACCAGGAGAAATACTTCCCCAAGGATCATATCTTCAGCGCTGCCACCTCGCTCGAGAAGCCCACCACCAAGCCGGACCCAGCCATCTATCTGCACACCCTCAAAGTTCTCAACAAGGAGCCTACCGAATGCGTTGCCATTGAGGACAGCAAGAGTGGTGCATTGAGTGCCATTCGTGCTGGAATCCCGGTCATCGCTTACGTCGGCAGCTATAACGGCACCACGAAACAAACTGAAATGGCCAAGACTCTTCTTGATTTGGGTTGTAAGGTCGTTATGAAGGACTGGGCCGAATTCGAAAAATGCCTTGCTGAAATCGAGGCCGcctaa